In Crassostrea angulata isolate pt1a10 chromosome 6, ASM2561291v2, whole genome shotgun sequence, a genomic segment contains:
- the LOC128188827 gene encoding fatty acid hydroxylase domain-containing protein 2-like, which produces MEGTLLQSLNLQELFRVVWTTFSVYLSVLTIVGGGFLLVDIYHRPRWVLKYKIQKGKNLMIEKSRLWSLINNILVNSTVVLLPGAVVFYLLLKWRGSDLSFTPPSTTVFLVHMLGFMMIEEIGFYYAHRLLHTSFLYKRIHKKHHEWTAPIGLTAVYAHPVEMLLSNLIPFLCGPLIFGSNLVTTLWWFAIAFSVTIIHHSGYHLPLLPSPEFHDFHHLKFTGNYGVLGVLDRLHDTDKVFRESSRFKKHRLIFSAKALT; this is translated from the exons ATGGAGGGGACTTTACTGCAGTCCCTAAATTTACAGGAGCTCTTTCGAGTTGTGTGGA CCACTTTCTCCGTGTATCTGTCTGTCCTGACGATCGTCGGGGGCGGGTTTCTTCTGGTGGACATCTATCACAGACCAAGATGGGTcctaaaatacaaaatacaaaaggGCAAAAATCTTATG ATAGAGAAGAGCCGACTTTGGAGTCTGATAAACAACATCCTGGTGAATAGCACCGTAGTTCTACTTCCGGGAGCAGTagtgttttatttgttgttaaaaTGGCGGGGTTCCGATCTCTCGTTCACGCCTCCATCGACTACAGTATTCCTCGTCCATATGCTTGGATTTATGATGATTGAAGAAATTGGTTTTTACTACGCTCACAG GCTTCTACACACCTCGTTTTTATATAAACGGATACACAAAAAACACCACGAATGGACGGCGCCAATAGGACTGACCGCAGTGTACGCCCATCCTGTAGAAATGCTACTGTCCAACCTGATTCCGTTTTTATGCGGACCGTTGATTTTTGGAAGTAACCTCGTGACAACCTTGTGGTGGTTTGCGATCGCATTTAGTGTTACTATTATTCACCATAGTGGCTACCATCTACCACTGTTACCATCACCGGAGTTTCACGACTTTCATCACCTGAA ATTCACGGGTAACTATGGAGTACTCGGTGTTTTGGACAGATTGCACGATACAGACAAAGTTTTTCGGGAAAGTTCAAGATTCAAGAAACATCGACTAATTTTTTCTGCGAAGGCACTCACCTAG